From Anastrepha obliqua isolate idAnaObli1 chromosome 3, idAnaObli1_1.0, whole genome shotgun sequence:
aaatagccaatattatagcttctactgCCTACTAACTAGGTTGAGAGCGGtccgctcctgtacctcaaactttaaattcatttatctcgaaaccacttttttcggcctggagttgtcaaaaaaaaaaactattcaaccgaatcgtctgaaattttcatatgtttttcacaacagcaatggctatcgcccgtgctagaataatattattattttaattatttcgaatttttttgattaaaactgaaaaaaaaaacgatttttaaagtgtcaaattcaaaaccgcgccattttgtcaacttttttttattctagtacggtaCATAGCTActgtcatactgattaataattattttgggttttgcgtttcaaataaatagaagCGTCAAAATGGACGACACCGTACAGGTCTAATTTTTCGGGAAGGTCaccttcagcgccattttttaaattatgaaaattaaaaaaaaaaattaatttcaataaggTATTTAAGTTAGATCTCAAAAGTAATTAAAGTATTAATGTTCTACAATATGCGAAGTTGGTTACATATACTTCATATAGAACATACagacaatttcatttccctacaTAATTTGGAATGCGTACATACACCCCTGTCAGTTTACATGTTTCATATTCTATTACTATATTCCGTTCTATTACAACCTGGTGAACTACAAACAGCTGATTGCGATTTGACAGCTATTAGTGCAGCGCCGCATTGCACTGTTTAcgtaaaaattaaatctttctGCGGCttttaaggttttttattttcttttagtgaatATATTCTAACATAGCTTTTGAAATAAGTACTGCACTAAAATGAACCAAGCCGATGTGAGTAAGCTGATGTCGCAATTGCGTATAGCCATCAAGCCGCACCGTAATCTTAAAAATCCTGATGGCCCCGAGGGCCGCTTGTTAAAACTACGCAAGACAGTGACGGCACTGGTGAAGCATGAACGCATTGAATTGTATTACAACCGGGCCGATGAAGCGCGCGGTTATGCGGAACTGGTTAGTAAATATGAAACTGTACATATAGCGAAAGTAGCGTAATCAATGCTTATAATTATAGTTAATTTCCAATGCCATACGTTATGGCGATCGACACATAGCCACAATGGAGTTGGCGGACTACTGGCTGCTCGAAAAACAATTGGTACATAAACTTTTTAAGGTGCTAGTGCCAcgatttgaaaaatgcaacctgTCATACACCCGCATGTACAAAGCACCGCGTGATTATCCCGGCATGTATTACAAGAAGTCGGTACTGGAGTTGCGTGGCAATCCTTATCCAACATTATTGCCTGATTTTTCGAAGAATCGTAGTTTGCTACACAATATTTTGCTTGATGAGGCACGAAAAGATCACAGACGAGAACGGCTAGCGGAAATAGCTGAAAAAATAGCGGCAGATTCTGCAGAAAATATAAAGGAAGTAGATACTGAGTCCGGAGCGAAAGGTGATGAGAAGGTGGAGAAAGTTTAAAAGTTTTGATGTTTTGCATTCACTATCTatgtgttaaaaattattgagcgCAATTACTGAGTGTTTTAGttaatttgtatattaataaaagtaattgaCTGTTAAATCCAAGTCGCGAGTGTGAATTCTTTTTGTGTTAAATCAATCGGTGCACGAAATATTTGTACGTTTCATGCAGTCTATGATCTTACAGAATACACCTTTTTCAGTTTTAGTTCAGAAAATtgcaatcgatttttttttttttgtttttccttgttcactccactcgggagcatagggcctcgacaagactcagtcttgcgttggtttcgttaatctattttgctttctggcagggtaggtgattaagttataatttaaattcaGAATTTCCATCTCGAAATCAGAATTTCTACTTAAAATTCAGTAatcttccttaaaaaaaaaatttagtaatagAAAAGAGCAACATTCTAAAAGTGTTTTTGCTAATAACTTTTAAGCagagagaaaaaatcttcgctACTTCAGTTTACTGGGGCCAATATGAATCGATTGGCATCCCCCTCAGGAGTCGGAACCGAACTCATTAGGCTTATCCACACGATGCTTACCGATAGAACGATCGTGGCAGAATGGGGtgacacctctctccgccggcaagtgaacagaggcactccgcaaggcggggttctctcgccactactctgggttgccgtacttaacggtctgctggaggagctggaggGGAGGGGCTGTAAGGTGGTTGcatacgcggatgacgtggcacttattgtcagaggcaagtttctagatactctgatggaactgatgcagggttatctgaatctagttATAAATTGGACCGCAAATTGTGGCCTATcgataaatcctctgaagacggagctcgtcttatttacgaggaaatacaaaataccaagAGTGTTTCTCCCCTCAATATTGGGCGCTCCGTTGGAgctctctgacaaggtgaagtacctgggactcatccttgacagaggtcttatatggaagccaaacattgaggaAAGAATCAGAAAGccaacagttgttgttgttgtagcagcataaacattccccatacttacatacggtgaatgctgctggagtgacagtccttggccggatataaatccgggtcgtttcggtaacgtagaaccgactgtcgtggaaacagtcgccttgtatggttgcaggggcgctatcggcaaaagatggggcctctcgccaaaagtcactttttggctttataatacgattataaaaccaatcttgctatacggagtccttgtctggtggaactcgctagaaaggatggtatcagttaagaagctggagagggtacaaaggtctgccctcattggaatcagtggggctctccgtaccactcctactctagcacttaacgctatgctgaatgtagcgcccgtggacattgtaggaaaaactaccgctgcacgcgccgcaatcagattaaggtgttcgggccataggctagacttaagttacggacactcgagcattcttaaaaactttgagttcatccctacggtgctggaccactgtacacccacgctaggtccgagcggacctttttctactcacattccctcaagggatgagtgggcggggtgcaacattcggcggcaaggcatggcaaacatgttcacggatggctcgaagttggacggaagggttggtgggggagtattctgtaaggagcctcccatcaaacttaaatttaggctcccggaccactgtagtgttttccaagcggaggtatctgcaattaaggaagcggtggactggttgcttaattcggtaattaccgttaaggaagtaaatatttactccgatagccaatcggcaattagggccttgggctcgctgtttgtgcgttcaagattagtcggggaatgtctggcttctctctctactgcatccgaatacttcatcatcaggctcatttgggttcccggtcacagcggcatagagggaaactgctgggctgatgagctggctagacagggaactttggagacggtttcgtcgcgaaatgagagaattggggttcccctgagaacctgtagtctgctcctggaaagatgggcctcgagacaactcagcgagcgctgggctagtgcgcaaacgtgcaaggtcgcgagatccttctggccacgggtagatcggggacgctcaagggaactcctaaggcttacaaagccccagctctcaaatttggtgggcatccttaccggacattgtccgctAGGTGTTCACGCTGTAAGACTTGGGAttacctcaagtccgttctgcagaaactgtctggaggacgaggtggaatcatctcaacaccttcttctcagctgccctgctctcgtctggcaaagacttagaaatctgggctcccactttttcgctacgcctgcggacaTAGCCGGCGTAagtatcataaatttggtgaagttcactAGTAGCTTGatacggctaactacgaacgtaTATCAGCCCCCGTCGGGGCCctcgtaaaatgtatggtcatcatcgtatcaaatcccaaggctccttcttccttcccctctcctctctcctctcccatgtatggcaccacaacggacgaatttcttaACATTAGTGAGCCccttagctagggcagccatttaacctaacctaacctaaccccctcaactttttttgataaatattttcatgtgcCCCATAAACTGGATAATTACAATACCTTCAAACAATTTTAGTTAAAGTTCAGAAATTTGCAATATAAGTTAAAACAATTTCAAGTCAAGTTCAGAAAACATTTTACACCTTGCAATTCGACAAATCGTAAAAAATGCTGCTCCCACCAAGGCAGATCTACACAGGTAGCTTCCGATGATTGTTGATGAAACGAAAATCCAGATTTGTTGCTTGCAGATTCGGTACTGTACTTTAATAAGTCATTTTATGGCTAGAATTTAGTATAATGCcgatcgctttggaaaaaacggtaaaaagggggtgatagaggggtgtatccccatcttaaaactgaaaacagaacctgccggaggcttatagtttttaagtaatttaatgttaaagttctataatttagcgaaaagttggtgttgccatacacctgaaatgaaaacgaagttcgcacgcagggatgttcagtggaaggttcattgtaaaactgcagtattttttgctgtaatttaaagttgagaaatgaatttgaaaataaaaacatacaactcatttaaacttaaaaacaatgatattaagcgtatcacaaaaaataataaagtaattaaaattaaattaaattaattaacacagtatttttgcgtggaactctttatcgcgtaggcggccttcggccgcacatcaaaaaaataaccctcatcagtccaactccggctacgcaatccacagtatttttgcgtagaactccttttcgcgtgggcggccttcggccgcacttcaaaaatattaccctcatcagtccaactccggctacgcaatccacagtatttttgcgtacaactccttttcgcgtgggcggccttcggccgcacttcaaaaaaataaccctcatcagtccaactccggctacgcaatccacagtatttttgcgtagaactcctttccgtgttaaaaccattgaacccaaaattaaaacgtcatatgcgtgtatgtagtaaggaggcacaataacccccatccccaacattaacactaaacttaaatacttaatttttgttcatatttttgtttaatttgcaggcatccggcaacaccttactgttgtaattccaatcttcttcttgttcgcgcttaaaattggaatgtgattgcgtaggcaaatgaatttgcatttaattttaatagatataattagaatattagcataaaaatcggtacaaacacgcgtgtgagtgtatatttggtgatttatagtgaaatgttaaaaaatatagagtgtaatgtggcaaattattctgatgttcccaagggcattttgaatgtaaataattaaaaaattattatttctcgattaatttaaagttataaagagtgttccttaacacctcactaacatctccaccaagtttcattaaaaaaaaaacattatagtttgccagaaattccaaaatcggcattgttctaaattccagcccattttcaatatgaaatattttgaacACAAGTATAAAAATACTCGTGTGAGTATATATTAAGCGAAGTGTATTATAATTATTCTGTGGGCGAGTGCAACAGATGCCTTAATAGATTACAGGTATGGACAAAATACTGCATGAAGATCTATAGTTCATCTACATTAACTTAACACTGTAAGATATTTCGATGAGAATAAGTATGTAAACcacgtaaatatatttttcttatatgaaAACTGTCAGTTAACCAATTTTGTTCTTATTGCTAACCAACCAAGGTGAATCTATTAAATGTCATCTATGTATTAAATGTAGTGTTACAAGTCCAACAACACTCCACATTTCCGAATTAACGTCTCTGTTCGCCAAGACTGAAATAGTAGATACAACAGTTTAGCAGATGAGGCAGTTCAGGAACGGTAATGAAGTGTTGGAA
This genomic window contains:
- the LOC129242791 gene encoding 39S ribosomal protein L17, mitochondrial; this encodes MNQADVSKLMSQLRIAIKPHRNLKNPDGPEGRLLKLRKTVTALVKHERIELYYNRADEARGYAELLISNAIRYGDRHIATMELADYWLLEKQLVHKLFKVLVPRFEKCNLSYTRMYKAPRDYPGMYYKKSVLELRGNPYPTLLPDFSKNRSLLHNILLDEARKDHRRERLAEIAEKIAADSAENIKEVDTESGAKGDEKVEKV